In Besnoitia besnoiti strain Bb-Ger1 chromosome Unknown contig00169, whole genome shotgun sequence, the genomic stretch tactatatgtggctttatcttctatagcagagatatgttcggagatactgtaaatctattccatgtaaaccggtgcttctccatatttaagcatctggtttgtagtcttcttaggtagtatcttattaattttcatccctatgcatatacttggtttcaacgttatgccaagaaggataccagattaccctgattatctttgttatattaatacatggtgttcaattggttctatatccacaatagttatcatcttaactatgctctgctaatgcacttaacatgatggtcatgaaaagcacaagagaacttggatccggtaaacaaagaccttcaagatctaaaccagtagtccaactcgtagtatatactccccagaaaaagctgataaataatcctgtctcagagatgataactccaagtacgatgctactgattagactagcatctgagtagtagttttctctcgctgttaagatgagtgagaacaagaatc encodes the following:
- a CDS encoding uncharacterized protein (encoded by transcript BESB_031630) codes for the protein MIAVHHHPTGLLKTAKSVGFQYPTTLRLFHIGYVLGVIYGFLFSLILTARENYYSDASLISSIVLGVIISETGLFISFFWGVYTTSWTTGLDLEGLCLPDPSSLVLFMTIMLSALAEHS